AATAATGCAGTTAAAACTGAAATTGGAAATGCGAGGAGCATTGCAAAGAATGCAGAGATAAGTGTATTGATAATGATGAATAATACACCATAGGTTTGAGTTGAGCTTTGCCACTGAAACCCTGTTAGAAACTTCCATAAGCTAATTTGGTCTGGATAGTTTGGTAAAAAGACTGAAATACCGCGCTTAAAGATAAATACGAAAATCAAAACAATTGCGGATGCAGCGATGATTCCCGCAAGGCGAAAAAGACCAATAAAAAATAGGTCAACAATTTTCTTTCGCTTTTGATAACGTGTAACCGATGAATTCATAAAACCTCTTTTCTAAACGTGTGAAAAGCTTAGTGTAAACTAAGCTTACTTGATTCCATCCCACGTTGTAATTTCACCACTAAAGATTTGAACAAGTTTTTCAGCATTAAGATCTGTGATTGCTTCATTTGCAACATTCACAACCACAACCACCGCATCTTTTGCATATTGACCTGCAGCAATAGAGCGTGTTGTATCCTCTTCAGATTTAAATTCACGGGATGCAAAGCCGATGTCTACAGCGTTCGCACCATCTTTTTCTGTGCCAAGTACGCGTTTATATCCATCAGAGGAACCGGTTTGATTTGGTTCAAATTTGAAGTTACCTGCGAGTGGAATAAAGGATTGCATTGCTGCTTCCAAAGTTTTAGCAACTGAGGTTGATCCACCTGTTTTAATCGTAATACTTGAGTTGTCTTGGTTTACTACAGGATGATTTGCTTTCAGTGTTGACCATGGTTTGCCTTGACTCACATCAACAATACCACCAGCACTTAGTACAGCTTGAAGTCCTTCAGTTGAGTTTGTAAGATAATCAATGAACGCCAATACAAGTTGTTCTTTTGTATCTGAATCAAAGTCCCCGGATGCTCGAGTTACATACTCAAATGGACGTGCGAGTTTATATTCACCTGAGTTAACGGTTTCTACGGTTGCTTCGACACCCTCATATGTGAGTGCCTTGAGGCTGTTTGCTTCAAAGTCTGTTGAGAGTGATACATAGCCAATACCATTGGTGTCTTTACCGACTTGAGACGCCATATCTCCATTTGATGTTGTTTCTGAGCTATTTGCGGTAAGTGCATCATCATCAAGACCAATGATTGCTTCAAACGCTTCACGGGTTCCACTCGAACTATCACGAGTATATATTTTAATATCCATAGATGCAGACGTGCTATTACCGCACCCAACTAATACTAAACAAGATATAAGAATTGCGACTGCCTTTTTCATAAATCCTCCGATGCAATGTTTTCTTGCAAACTCATCATATCCTACCTCTATTAATTTCAATTTAACCAATTGTTAAGATTGTGTAAACTCATGTGCTCACACTTAAATTTCGATTATTTATGGATATAAACACGCAAACCAGGCCAAGGTTTCACAAAGGGATATGATCATGTCATTGGATAAAAAAAAGTGCCATTGCACTTAAAGTCAGTGCGATGACACGGTGAATACTAATGGTAATTAAGCGATTGATGCTGTTTTAATTGCTTTGATCGCATTTTCAAGATGTTTATTGAATACATCGTCGGTTTGTTGGAAGGTCAACCCTTCTACAAGTGCACGAGAGAAGCTTGCAATTAAACCATGATTACGTGCAAGTTTTTCGTTTGCTTCATCACGAGAATAGCCACCTGACAACGCAACAATCCGTAATACTTTTGGTGCTTTCATCAAGTCAGCGTAAAGATCATCAACAGTTGGGATTGAAAGTTTGAACATGATATGATCTGTATCCTTAATTGTCTTAAGTTCTTCATGAATTGCAGCCAATAAGATTGTTTCTGCTTCTTTCTTATCAGAAATAGAAATTGTAACTTCTGGTTCTAGA
This DNA window, taken from Erysipelothrix larvae, encodes the following:
- a CDS encoding substrate-binding domain-containing protein, with protein sequence MKKAVAILISCLVLVGCGNSTSASMDIKIYTRDSSSGTREAFEAIIGLDDDALTANSSETTSNGDMASQVGKDTNGIGYVSLSTDFEANSLKALTYEGVEATVETVNSGEYKLARPFEYVTRASGDFDSDTKEQLVLAFIDYLTNSTEGLQAVLSAGGIVDVSQGKPWSTLKANHPVVNQDNSSITIKTGGSTSVAKTLEAAMQSFIPLAGNFKFEPNQTGSSDGYKRVLGTEKDGANAVDIGFASREFKSEEDTTRSIAAGQYAKDAVVVVVNVANEAITDLNAEKLVQIFSGEITTWDGIK